The Amphiura filiformis chromosome 15, Afil_fr2py, whole genome shotgun sequence region cagacatgatacttgtgttttatcttacctgtcctatgagttccttTGTGTGAGAGGcatcttcttctttgggtcatctttatcaccagacatgatacttgtgttttatcttacctgtcctatgagttcagcttgtgtgagaggtatcttcttctttgggccaTCATTTACAGAGTCATCTCCTGTCTCTGCAGCGTCCATCATTAACTGAAGAAAATCCTTTTTCTGCAAAATAATTCCACATTTCAAATAAGCTTAATTATAAATAAGTTTACCTACAATAAGGTTCCTATAATATAGATTCAATGATAGAAAATGTATATCATtatccatgtttttttttttggggtgctaAAATTAAACCAGTTTAATGTTGCAAAATACTGAAATACAAACTAAACAACCATGGTCAACAATACTCAAAtataagttcatacgtgctggtgatgTCAATattgtacatatatatatatatatatatactggaAAATCCACAAAGGTAttagccaaggatgatagagagtacccccgtttagtgcgggaggccatccagatcaagaagaaatcgccagaactaaatccCGATCAAGACatgacataccgtaaacgttcgcctaatggcgcaatgggttcccttgacataagtggaattttaagcacaacctataagTGCCCTCCCGaaaaaaattcccaccagcaaataagggcacggaacttaaattcttgttgggatatcagaggagggagctctctatttgcacatgaaatttaaccCAAAGCCAAAGGAGCCCAGATCGCCATTAGCTTAACGTTTactgatataataataaaattatttgtcTATTGATCGCTTGCTGATTGTTTGATGGTGCAGAATATATTTATACATAAATTACTGATAACTCCCATAAAATCTTCATGTGACTGATTACTGAAACACATACCCCAGTTCCTCCACTCTCTGTCCTTAATTCAATGGCTTTTCTGACACAATTAGCAAAGAAATCCAGGTTTTCCTTCGGTACCATATCAAATACTCTGAATTTGTTGAGCAATGGGGATAGGAATGGAAACAATACTGCAAGTCAAAAAGGTGATAagaacagtttgtaacctatgatttacaaagtgcacatgaaaaaataccataccctataactattttaacaccacagaatgtatattcgtacttttttggtggtatttatatcgaacatagttatataagttatatagtaatgtgaaagtagtatttctagtatttgagcgtgcacatattatctaaaatctattgtttagcgtgcgggttttagataatgtattgtttagcgtgcaggtttatataaacatgcacgcgaagtagttcgcgaaaataatgcacgggagaagaatacataacgatgaatagaaacggacACTATAGAAGTATATTGTGCGATAATTACAAATCCACAAGCATTAATACACATAGGCTAGCCGACTTCACCAATTGTTACTAATAAATCACAAGATGGTCAAACCCAACTTTTCTTAACTAGAAATGCAACATAAATGTTGGTGTCACAGGTCCTATTTCCAACTTTTAGTATGCAGAAAgtacaaaaaaaatacataaaagaaAGAATACATAATTGAAGGTGGCCCCTGGAAATTAAAAAATGATGATTTCCAAGAGTCATGTTGTGTATTGTTGTTGTATATAATAAATGAAACTGTTATATGAATGAAAAAGAAGACTTATTTGTATAGCCCCACAACTATTGCTATGAACTGATTGGGTCATATGAAGAAAATATTATCtctttttaaggcaaattataaaaattaaaataaacatctCTATGGCACTGGCATTGGTGGCGTTAGAGATCTTTATCActttggaccacaatggcctcatcccaatggcatagttcaataatttcaattaaacaataatagtgcaaaatttgacctcaagttacagagaataagtttttgtacacaaattttcaaaggtcattcaatgaatgtgcaaatgtattgaggATAAAggactgtgccttgatagatgagcatgttttggatcctagtgtatggcaATACTCACTCCTAAGGATAAATCCAATGTTCTTCAAGTCCATATTAATTAACTTTTTGGTGTGATGCAGGAATACATCATCTGGATCTCTCTGACAGTCTGATTCTAACCCATAAGCACAGCATGCAACAATGTCAAGAACATAGGATCCAAAAACTCTGGAAAGTTTAAAAAAAGAGAATGAATATTTATCATAGTGCTGTTAGATATTAAAAGCGCTTCTTTATTTACTACCAAAAAAGCCCCCACCtcagctcactttttgaaacttggtcccatttgtaagaGGTACTGATTTAAGCTTAATCATtatcgagcaaactgacatatgaacattttgagagAGAAATAAATCAGGACTCAGCATGGATTGAACCATGGTCGCTGGATTACTGGTCCAGGTCAGTCTTATCCCTGCTGAGGGGGCGTGGCCTAGTGGTTAAGGCATTGGATTGTGAATCCAAGGGTTGAGGATTCGAATCCCgggtccgcctgagctcggctggctccttgtgtccttgagcaaggcacttcactctacttgctagtgcttcggagggcactttaagccgtcggtcccgtgtacatgtatattttctcacattaatgcagtgtgcacattaaagaacgtcacaggctatccgaaaaagagcaggggatcatccaggtactgttgactgtacatcaaaaatacactcatctactctaggttccagagtaaaaataagtacagcttgtctgtacttgagtgcgataatactcatacatatgagggaggcagtAATATGGAAGAAGAAGGTGAAGCACATCCTTCCAAGaatccttcttcattatttactatttatcaacttaaaacatttccagaagtgttatgtatcttttatgtgcagatgcgatattaatttgtaagctttctggaatgaccagaaaggttattatcttgttcttgcatggtaaacctATAGCCTGTATATGTTTTGTTTCATAATATTagtttcatgattaatgattgaattatatgaatataacaagtaggcatgtaagcactgatttgctgttcatgttcaaaatgtgacaaagTTTCAAAATTGACTATTGGGCTTTTTAACTTGCAGCTTTTTATACATTGTCAACATTTTTGGGTAGATTTCTGTTCTTTTTATCATGTAGCCAAACAGCTCTacgcttggaaagtcatcaggttttgaagaataaaatgaaaaatagatgtttgaaaactTTATcagtaatttatttttgaaactgGCTGGTCACAGCTACTGCGTAACTCTAATATACTTGGTAAACTCTGATGTGCATTATTgtagttttgtttatttttttcttctcttaGGATTTTTAAGGGGATGGATGACCCCATGTAAAAATTTAGGGGGAGGGGGAAGGGTCCCCTCCACCTCCCCATCCTATAGGCACTCAACCTTTATGTTGCTAGGGGTGATTGGTGGCCATTTTAGTCAGAAGTacaatttatttgatgaaatactgtagaaatttatatattaCATAATAAGAACATTCGATCTAGAGAGACTTACTCTTTAGAGTCAAAACTTTTTCCCTCCTTGTTCTTTTCATCCAAAATTTCCATcaagatatcacatttactattcATAGCAGGTACCATCTGAAAATAATAACATGCAAATATGTAAATACATGTATGGACCTGCTACTATTTACAACCATACTGATGCATCTATTTACGGGTAACTTTTATGGGAGAAATGTACATAATGCACACAAAAATAACTGTAATGTCCCCACAAGGAATGATGTTTATGGATGTTAATTTTTGGAATGCATCCATAAATCCAACCACACTTTTAGCATGCATCCATAATCCAAACTAACTTTTAGCATGCATCCATAATCCAAACTAACTTTTAGCATGCATCCATAATCCAAACTAACTTTTAGTATGCATCCATAATCCAAACTAACTTTTAGTATGCATCCATAATCCAAACTAACTTTAAGTATGCATCCATAATCCAAACTAACTTTTAGTATGCATCCATAATCCAAACTAACTTTTAGTATGCATCCATAATCCAAACTAACTTTTAGTATGCATCCATAATCCAAACTAACTTTTAGTATGCATCCATAATCCAAACTAACTTTTAGTATGCATCCATAATCCAAACTAACTTTTAGTATGCATCCATAATCCAAACTAACTTTTAGTATGCATCCATAATCCAAACTAACTTTTAGTATGCATCCATAATCCAAACTAACTTTTAGTATGCATCCATAATCCAAACTAACTTTTAGTATGCATCCATAATCCAAACTAACTTTTAGTATGCATCCATAATCCAAACTAACTTTTAGTATGCATCCATAATCCAAACTAACTTTTAGTATGCATCCATAATCCAAACTAACTTTTAGTATGCATCCATAATCCAAACTAACTTTTAGTATGCATCCATAATCCAAACTAACTTTTAGTATGCATCCATAATCCAAACTAACTTTTAGTATGCATCCATTATCCAAACTAACTTTTAGTATGCATCCATAATCCAAACTAACTTTTAGTATGCATCCATAATCCAAACTAACTTTTAGTATGCATCCATAATCCAAACTAACTTTTAGTATGCATCCATAATCCAAACTAACTTTTAGTATGCATCCATAATCCAAACTAACTTTTAGTATGCATCCATAATCCAAACTAACTTTTAGTATGCATCCATAATCCAAACTAACTTTAGTATGCATCCATAATCCAAACTAACTTTTAGTATGCATCCATAATCCAAACTAACTTTTAGTATGCATCCATAATCCAAACTAACTTTTAGTATGCATCCATAATCCAAACTAACTTTTAGTATGCATCCATAATCCAAACTAACTTTTAGTATGCATCCATAATCCAAACTAACTTTTAGTATGCATCCATAATCCAAACTAACTTTTAGTATGCATCCATAATCCAAACTAACTTTTAGTATGCATCCATAATCCAAACTAACTGTTAGTATGCATCCATAATCCAAACTAACTTTTAGTATGCATCCATAATCCAAACTAACTTTTAGTATGCATCCATAATCCAAACTAACTTTTAGTATGCATCCATAATCCAAACTAACTTTTAGTATGCATCCATAATCCAAACTAACTTTTAGTATGCATCCATAATCCAAACTAACTTTTAGTATGCATCCATAATCCAAACTAACTTTTAGTATGCATCCATAATCCAAACTAACTTTTAGTATGCATCCATAATCCAAACTAACTTTTAGTATGCATCCATAATCCAAACTAACTTTTAGTATGCATCCATAATCCAAACTAACTTTTAGTATGCATCCATAATCCAAACTAACTTTTAGTATGCATCCATATTCCAAACTAACTTTTAGTATGCATCCATAATCCAAACTAACTTTTAGTATGCATCCATAATCCAAACTAACTTTTAGTATGCATCCATAATCCAAACTAACTTTTAGTATGCATCCATAATCCAAACTAACTTTTAGTATGCATCCATAATCCAAACTAACTTTTAGTATGCATCCATAATCCAAACTAACTTTTAGTATGCATCCATAATCCAAACTAACTTTTATTATGCATCCATAATCCAAACTAACTTTTAGTATGCATCCATAATCCAAACTAACTTTTAGTATGCATCCATAATCCAAACTAACTTTTAGTATGCATCCATAATCCAAACTAACTTTTAGTATGCATCCATAATCCAAACTAACTTTTAGTATGCATCCATAATCCAAACTAACTTTTAGTATGCATCCATAATCCAAACTAACTTTTAGTATGCATCCATAATCCAAACTAAGTTTTAGTATGCATCCATAATCCAAACTAACTTTTAGTTTGCATCCATAAAACAAACTAACTTTTAGTATGTATCCATAAAATCCAAACCACCGTTTGGTATGCATCCATTATCCATATAAATCCAACCCAACATTTGGCATATATTcaaaatcatgataataatcCAAACCAACTTTTGGTGTGTATCCATAATCCAAACCAACTTTTGGCATGTATCCATAATCCAAACCAACTTTTAGTGTGTATCCATAATCCAAACCAACTTTTGGTGTGTATCCATAATCCAAACCAACTTTTGGTGTGTATCCATAATCCAAACCAACTTTTGGAATTTATTTCCATAATCTAAACCAGCCTTTGGTGCATCCATATTCCAAACCAACACACCTACCCTACACTCTTCTCTACAcgttatcgaaacgtacacagtaagtgcaatttattggatcagaaataagaatcATTTGATTGACTAATTCATCTAACCAATCCTGATGAGTTTGTTCAACCACAAACAAACCTGTTTCATCTTAGATCCACTGAACGTTGGGCTCATATAACTCCTTCCTCTCTTCCAGACTTCACCAGAAGCTTCTATTATAGTGTCGGCCATGTAGGGCATTGAAAATGATTGTAGCTGCAAATAAGACATTAAATTTAGGAGATTTTTAGAACAGCTTCATCACAAGAACTCCTTCTCTTCATTTATTGCATTTGACATGGTTCTCATAATTCCATAAACTTTCAACATGCTAGATGCCTACGGTGTCTATAAACATGCATTGTGGGGAAAATTTGGTGCACGAGTTGCTGGCAGGGTCGAACTCGTGAAAATTTGGTCACATatactatcatacttgagtgtcCTCAGATATTAATATTGATCAAATGTTCTTGAGGATTTTGACACTGTTTTTggtttgacttttaaaattttggcccaaaaatttcaaaatgtttgaacttcgttattttctGCCTAAATACAACAGCGGATTAGATTAGCCTGGAaaaaatagagacattgcgatttccaaacatacTATGGAACGTCTATGCAATCTATTCAAAGTCACTCTCCTGTgacaggattttgaatagattgcacgggcATTCAATACATATGCTTGGAAATCACAGTctctatattattaaattaatagagcactaacatgctgaaaaagacAAACATTTTAAACTTAGGATAAATCTATGAGGCTATTTTATAAAGGTAAGTGACTTGGTGCTGTGAGacgttttcattttttatttgctataaATCCTCAGAAATTGATCAGAACATGTTAAACATGTACACTTGCTACCTTTTCTGGACATTGGGAAAAAGAAGATATTTATTTGAAGCAAAATATTTACTCTTTTCCTCTTAAAACACATTTCCATCCTAAACAAATTTTATCGCCCCGCTTCactgttgtttgatgtgataatttattaatttttctaacaaaacataaattttcaattctagacctagacaataccaacaactatacATTTGTTAGCTATTTGCAACATAGATTTTCCCCTCTTTATCAAATTTTCCTGCCTTTTTGTATtactttttattctataaattatatatttatgtgcAGATTGAGGGCAccttttacatatattttaagtttaattcAACCCagtttattcctttcatttcatgataaaatgttgCTGCGTGGAAtcactacacctcctccacagtgagtctgttaccttcccagcattgaaTAAAGCTGATACCCATTTGTATGGATGGGGATAGGCAATAAGGGTGGAAAACCTTGCCTAAGTGGTCAACACCACAGAGACCTGAACCCATGACATTGAGCTCCCTCACGATTATGATTCAAAGCCTCAGACCATTGTGCCACTGTGCCCCATATAGTCCCCATAGTCCCCATATACCCACTACTAATTTGTTTGTAGCAGAAGTTGAAAATATATTAACAACCAACTTACAGATCTCCTTTGAAAACTTGGAA contains the following coding sequences:
- the LOC140171235 gene encoding cytochrome P450 3A4-like, with the translated sequence MDTQEEEVQVEAVSESISVTWLLIYTGLALLVVNQVYSLTHFWRMGIKGPCPLPLLGNFLAMGKGMIPAYDKWSKKYGKYYGISFGKTPALVISDADMVRQIFIKEFPSFQRRSLQSFSMPYMADTIIEASGEVWKRGRSYMSPTFSGSKMKQMVPAMNSKCDILMEILDEKNKEGKSFDSKEVFGSYVLDIVACCAYGLESDCQRDPDDVFLHHTKKLINMDLKNIGFILRILFPFLSPLLNKFRVFDMVPKENLDFFANCVRKAIELRTESGGTGKKDFLQLMMDAAETGDDSVNDGPKKKIPLTQAELIGQSLLFFFAGYETVSSTMAFASYAIAKYPDVQKRLQEEVDELTSEGNL